In one Bordetella pertussis 18323 genomic region, the following are encoded:
- a CDS encoding aldehyde dehydrogenase family protein yields the protein MHANFIDGAWLDGVDARPNINPSNLADVVGDYAQADAAQAGMAIAAASAAAHAWARSTGQRRADVLDAVGTELLARKEELGRLLSREEGKTLPEGVSEVTRAGHIFKFFAGEALRIQGEKLPMTRPGIEVDVTREPVGVVGIIAPWNFPIAIPAWKIAPALAYGNTVVFKPADLVPGSAWALAEILSRAGLPAGVFNLVMGRGSVVGQAILDDRRVNAISFTGSVATGRRVAEAAIGRMAKVQLEMGGKNPLVVLNDADLKVAVDCAVNGAFFSTGQRCTASSRLIVQKGIYPRFVEAVRERLQGLKVDDALAPGTDIGPVVDRSQFDQNLAYIAIGREEGAQLAWGGEPLKRANEGYYLAPALFVDCDNSLRIAREEIFGPVAAVIPVDSYEQALEVANDTEFGLSSGIVTTSLRHATHFKRESQAGMVMVNCPTAGVDYHVPFGGRKGSSYGPREQGRHAAEFYTSVKTAYTAA from the coding sequence ATGCACGCGAACTTCATTGACGGCGCCTGGCTGGACGGCGTCGACGCTCGGCCCAATATCAACCCCTCCAATCTGGCCGACGTGGTCGGCGACTACGCCCAGGCCGACGCCGCCCAGGCCGGCATGGCGATCGCGGCCGCCAGCGCGGCGGCCCATGCATGGGCCCGCAGCACCGGGCAGCGCCGCGCCGACGTGCTGGATGCCGTGGGCACCGAGTTGCTGGCGCGCAAGGAAGAGCTGGGGCGGCTGCTGTCGCGCGAAGAAGGCAAGACCCTGCCCGAAGGCGTAAGCGAGGTCACCCGCGCGGGCCACATCTTCAAATTCTTCGCCGGCGAGGCCTTGCGCATCCAGGGCGAGAAGCTGCCCATGACGCGCCCCGGCATCGAGGTCGACGTCACGCGCGAGCCGGTGGGCGTGGTGGGCATCATCGCGCCCTGGAATTTCCCGATCGCCATCCCGGCCTGGAAGATCGCGCCCGCGCTGGCCTACGGCAACACCGTGGTGTTCAAGCCGGCCGACCTGGTGCCGGGCAGCGCCTGGGCGCTGGCCGAGATCCTCAGCCGCGCCGGCCTGCCCGCCGGCGTGTTCAACCTGGTGATGGGGCGCGGCAGCGTGGTGGGCCAGGCGATCCTGGACGACCGGCGCGTCAATGCCATCAGCTTCACCGGCTCGGTGGCGACCGGCCGCCGCGTGGCCGAGGCCGCCATCGGCCGCATGGCCAAGGTGCAGCTGGAGATGGGCGGCAAGAACCCGCTGGTGGTGCTGAACGACGCCGACCTGAAGGTGGCCGTCGACTGCGCGGTCAACGGCGCGTTCTTTTCCACCGGCCAGCGCTGTACCGCGTCGAGCCGGCTCATCGTGCAGAAAGGCATCTACCCGCGTTTCGTCGAGGCGGTGCGGGAGCGCCTGCAGGGCCTGAAGGTCGACGATGCGCTGGCGCCGGGCACCGACATCGGGCCGGTGGTCGACCGCAGCCAGTTCGACCAGAACCTGGCCTACATCGCCATCGGACGAGAAGAGGGGGCGCAGCTGGCCTGGGGAGGCGAGCCGCTCAAGCGCGCCAATGAGGGGTATTACCTGGCTCCGGCCTTGTTCGTCGATTGCGACAACAGCCTGCGCATCGCGCGCGAGGAGATCTTCGGCCCGGTCGCGGCGGTGATTCCGGTCGACAGCTACGAGCAGGCGCTGGAAGTGGCCAACGATACGGAGTTCGGGTTGTCGTCGGGCATCGTCACCACCTCGCTGCGGCACGCCACGCATTTCAAGCGCGAATCGCAGGCCGGCATGGTCATGGTCAACTGCCCCACCGCGGGGGTGGACTATCACGTGCCGTTCGGCGGCCGCAAGGGGTCCAGCTACGGGCCGCGCGAACAGGGCCGCCATGCGGCCGAGTTCTACACCTCGGTCAAGACCGCCTACACGGCGGCCTGA
- the thiC gene encoding phosphomethylpyrimidine synthase ThiC → MNANPTFLAATAEVDAAAVAPLPKSRKVYETGSRPDIRVPFREIEQADTPTMFGGEKNPPLTVYDTSGPYTDPQASIDIRRGLPALRRAWIEERGDTEVLDGPTSDYGKERLTDPKLTAMRFDLQRPPRRARAGANVTQMHYARRGIVTPEMEFIALRENLRREHYLETLRASGPDGEKLAKRLLRQHPGQSFGAALPSAITPEFVREEVARGRAIIPANINHPEIEPMIIGRNFLVKINANIGNSAVSSGIGEEVEKMTWAIRWGGDTVMDLSTGKHIHETREWIIRNSPVPIGTVPIYQALEKVDGKAEELTWEIFRDTLIEQAEQGVDYFTIHAGVRLPFIPMTADRMTGIVSRGGSIMAKWCLAHHKESFLYERFEEICEIMKAYDVSFSLGDGLRPGSGYDANDEAQFAELKTLGELTQVAWKHDVQVMIEGPGHVPMQMIKENMELQLKHCDEAPFYTLGPLTTDIAPGYDHITSGIGAALIGWYGTAMLCYVTPKEHLGLPNKKDVKDGIITYKIAAHAADLAKGHPGAAIRDNALSKARFEFRWDDQFNLGLDPDTAKEFHDETLPKDSMKVAHFCSMCGPHFCSMKITQDVRDYAAAQGVSEKDALQQGMQEKAVEFVKKGAEVYHRT, encoded by the coding sequence ATGAACGCCAACCCCACGTTCCTGGCCGCCACGGCCGAGGTCGACGCAGCCGCCGTCGCGCCGTTGCCCAAATCCCGCAAAGTCTACGAAACCGGCTCGCGCCCGGATATCCGCGTGCCGTTTCGCGAGATCGAGCAGGCCGACACGCCCACCATGTTCGGCGGCGAGAAGAACCCGCCCCTGACCGTCTACGATACCAGCGGCCCGTACACCGACCCGCAGGCCAGCATCGACATCCGCCGCGGCCTGCCGGCCCTGCGCCGGGCCTGGATCGAAGAACGCGGCGACACCGAAGTGCTGGATGGCCCGACCAGCGACTACGGCAAGGAGCGCCTGACCGATCCGAAGCTGACGGCGATGCGCTTCGACCTGCAGCGCCCCCCGCGCCGCGCGCGCGCCGGCGCCAACGTGACGCAGATGCACTATGCGCGCCGCGGCATCGTCACGCCCGAAATGGAATTCATCGCGCTGCGCGAAAACCTGCGCCGCGAACACTACCTGGAAACGCTGCGCGCCAGCGGCCCGGATGGCGAGAAACTGGCCAAGCGCCTGCTGCGCCAGCACCCCGGCCAGTCGTTCGGCGCCGCCCTCCCGTCGGCCATCACGCCCGAATTCGTCCGCGAGGAAGTCGCGCGCGGCCGCGCCATCATCCCGGCCAACATCAACCACCCGGAAATCGAACCGATGATCATCGGCCGCAATTTCCTGGTGAAGATCAACGCCAACATCGGCAACTCGGCCGTCAGCTCCGGCATCGGCGAGGAAGTCGAGAAGATGACCTGGGCGATCCGCTGGGGCGGCGATACGGTCATGGACCTGTCGACCGGCAAGCACATCCACGAAACGCGCGAATGGATCATCCGCAATTCGCCGGTGCCGATCGGCACGGTGCCGATCTACCAGGCGCTGGAGAAGGTCGACGGCAAGGCCGAGGAACTGACCTGGGAAATCTTCCGCGATACGCTGATCGAGCAGGCCGAGCAAGGCGTGGACTACTTCACGATCCATGCCGGCGTGCGCCTGCCCTTCATCCCCATGACGGCCGACCGCATGACCGGCATCGTCTCGCGCGGCGGCTCGATCATGGCCAAGTGGTGCCTGGCGCACCACAAGGAGAGCTTCCTGTACGAGCGCTTCGAGGAAATCTGTGAAATCATGAAGGCCTACGACGTCAGCTTCTCGCTGGGCGACGGCCTGCGCCCCGGCTCGGGCTACGACGCCAACGACGAGGCGCAGTTCGCCGAGCTCAAGACCCTGGGCGAGCTGACCCAGGTGGCCTGGAAGCACGACGTGCAGGTCATGATCGAAGGCCCCGGCCACGTGCCGATGCAGATGATCAAGGAAAACATGGAACTGCAGCTCAAGCATTGCGACGAGGCGCCGTTCTATACCCTGGGCCCGCTGACCACCGACATCGCGCCCGGCTACGACCACATCACCTCGGGCATCGGCGCGGCCCTGATCGGCTGGTACGGCACGGCCATGCTGTGCTACGTGACGCCCAAGGAGCACCTGGGCCTGCCCAACAAGAAGGACGTCAAGGACGGCATCATCACCTACAAGATCGCCGCCCATGCCGCCGACCTGGCCAAGGGACATCCGGGCGCGGCCATCCGCGACAACGCGCTGTCGAAGGCGCGCTTCGAGTTCCGCTGGGACGACCAGTTCAACCTGGGCCTGGATCCGGACACCGCCAAGGAGTTCCACGACGAGACCCTGCCCAAGGACTCGATGAAAGTGGCGCACTTCTGCTCGATGTGCGGGCCGCATTTCTGCAGCATGAAGATCACGCAGGATGTGCGCGACTATGCCGCGGCGCAGGGCGTCAGCGAAAAGGACGCGCTGCAGCAGGGCATGCAGGAAAAGGCGGTGGAGTTCGTCAAGAAGGGCGCCGAGGTCTATCACCGGACCTGA
- a CDS encoding SecDF P1 head subdomain-containing protein produces MQLTIRKLAYTLAFSTLVLAGCTTASKKTDGQAATPADQASSQQASAASVEFYVAQAKAGDGLMEVKVPDGSLYMQRQPVLTRADLTEAAALVDRQGQNFVGLRFTEAGARKLNDISSKNIGNMLALVIDRELVAAPRIAEPLNRGVLAFGVPSAKAASEIAAKIRGDAGAPAAGVPAAPAPKPAPKP; encoded by the coding sequence ATGCAACTGACCATTCGCAAACTGGCTTACACGCTGGCTTTTTCCACGCTGGTGCTGGCCGGATGCACCACCGCGTCCAAGAAGACCGACGGCCAGGCGGCCACGCCGGCGGACCAGGCTTCCTCGCAGCAGGCGAGCGCGGCGTCGGTCGAGTTCTACGTGGCTCAGGCCAAGGCCGGCGACGGCCTGATGGAAGTCAAGGTGCCGGATGGTTCGCTCTACATGCAACGGCAGCCGGTCCTGACTCGCGCCGATCTCACCGAGGCGGCCGCGCTGGTCGACCGCCAGGGCCAGAACTTCGTGGGCCTGCGTTTCACCGAGGCGGGCGCCCGCAAGCTGAATGACATCAGCAGCAAGAATATCGGCAATATGCTGGCATTGGTGATCGATCGCGAACTGGTCGCCGCCCCGCGCATCGCCGAGCCCCTGAACCGCGGCGTGCTGGCCTTCGGCGTGCCGTCGGCCAAGGCGGCCTCGGAAATCGCCGCCAAGATCCGTGGCGACGCCGGCGCGCCCGCGGCCGGCGTGCCGGCCGCGCCGGCCCCCAAGCCGGCTCCCAAGCCTTGA
- a CDS encoding HindIII family type II restriction endonuclease — MPVARHGVGERVVQCPPMLTTSDPLPHPLPHPLLHDGVVAAVVRLCADATLDFPARCARLEAAIRACTRDQIIEHLQHGGVISECIGHDSSEEKLLAKYSDVLLACALGELGFQARVLAERSDAADVYAECGDQRIVGDGKIFRLSRTALNPKDYKVPSLKKWRQGVGYSADYSVLLAPSFQYPLSRSQLYAQAIDNNVLLLSFEQLAFLVRHHQPGRDYRPLWEYAGTRAGQDTAAWKEARQYWHGLNQLVARLAGQTEQALRDSYAARRQLLQRQFDDEIAHWDAEAQRIRGLSREQAIAELLVSKKIQARVDLMRGAQRQLTLQLDDARA; from the coding sequence GTGCCCGTCGCCCGCCATGGCGTCGGCGAGCGTGTTGTACAGTGCCCCCCTATGCTTACCACCTCTGATCCCTTGCCCCATCCCTTGCCCCATCCCTTGCTGCACGATGGCGTCGTGGCGGCCGTGGTGCGGCTGTGCGCCGACGCCACCCTCGACTTTCCCGCGCGTTGCGCCCGCCTGGAAGCGGCCATCCGCGCCTGCACGCGCGACCAGATCATCGAGCACCTGCAGCACGGCGGCGTGATTTCCGAATGCATCGGCCACGATTCGTCGGAAGAGAAACTGCTGGCCAAGTACAGCGATGTGCTGCTGGCGTGCGCGCTGGGCGAGCTCGGTTTCCAGGCCCGGGTGCTGGCCGAGCGCAGCGATGCCGCGGACGTCTATGCGGAATGCGGCGACCAGCGCATCGTGGGCGATGGCAAGATCTTCCGCCTGAGCCGCACGGCCCTCAATCCCAAGGACTACAAGGTGCCGTCGCTGAAGAAGTGGCGCCAGGGTGTCGGCTACAGCGCCGATTATTCGGTGCTGCTGGCGCCGTCGTTCCAGTATCCGTTGAGCCGCAGCCAGCTGTACGCGCAGGCGATTGACAACAATGTGCTGCTGCTGTCGTTCGAGCAACTGGCATTCCTGGTGCGGCACCACCAGCCCGGCCGCGATTATCGTCCGCTGTGGGAGTACGCAGGCACGCGCGCAGGCCAGGATACGGCGGCCTGGAAAGAGGCGCGTCAGTACTGGCATGGGCTGAACCAGCTGGTGGCCCGCCTGGCGGGCCAGACCGAGCAGGCGCTGCGCGACAGCTATGCCGCGCGGCGCCAGCTGCTGCAGCGCCAGTTCGACGACGAGATCGCCCACTGGGACGCCGAGGCGCAGCGCATACGCGGTCTCAGCCGCGAGCAGGCCATTGCGGAACTGCTGGTCAGCAAGAAGATCCAGGCCCGCGTGGACCTGATGCGCGGGGCGCAGCGCCAGCTGACCCTGCAACTGGACGATGCGCGCGCCTAG
- a CDS encoding IS481 family transposase, with product MQPIDSSQLGRALLVNRVMQQNWTMRQASQAAGVSLRTGYKWLARFRSEGLDGLLDRSSRPHRSPKACAPEQVEHFAQQRRQRLPLWRIAREAGRSLATVARYMERIGLSRLASLEPPAPVRRYERASPGELLHIDTKRLGRIRGVGHRITGDRAQNRNRGIGWDAVHLAIDDFSRVSFARILDDEGGDQCAEFLRQATAYYASLGVRIDRVMTDNGSGYVSRTFRAVCVELGIRHIRTRPYTPKTNGKAERLVQTCLREWAYARPYTSSAERQAALQPFIDRYNWYRPHSALGHQPPITRIPDVNNLLRIDN from the coding sequence ATACAACCTATTGACAGTTCACAACTAGGTCGAGCCCTTCTTGTTAACAGGGTGATGCAACAGAACTGGACGATGAGGCAGGCCAGCCAGGCGGCAGGGGTGAGCCTGCGCACCGGTTACAAGTGGCTTGCCCGCTTCCGAAGCGAAGGTCTGGACGGCCTGCTTGACCGCAGTTCTCGCCCGCACCGCAGCCCGAAGGCCTGTGCGCCCGAGCAGGTTGAGCACTTCGCCCAGCAGCGCCGCCAGCGTCTGCCGCTGTGGCGCATCGCGCGTGAAGCCGGCCGCAGCCTGGCCACCGTGGCGCGGTATATGGAACGCATCGGCCTGAGTCGACTCGCCTCGTTGGAGCCGCCGGCGCCGGTGCGCCGCTATGAACGCGCCAGCCCAGGCGAGCTGCTGCACATCGACACCAAGCGGCTGGGCCGCATCCGGGGCGTGGGCCATCGCATCACCGGCGATCGGGCCCAGAACCGCAACCGCGGCATTGGCTGGGACGCTGTGCACCTGGCCATCGATGACTTCTCGCGCGTGTCCTTTGCTCGCATCCTCGACGATGAAGGCGGCGATCAGTGCGCTGAGTTCCTGCGCCAAGCCACCGCCTACTACGCCAGTCTGGGCGTGCGCATCGACCGCGTGATGACCGACAACGGCAGCGGCTACGTCTCCAGGACCTTTCGGGCGGTGTGCGTGGAGCTGGGAATCCGTCACATCCGCACCCGCCCCTACACCCCCAAGACCAACGGCAAGGCCGAGCGCCTCGTGCAGACCTGCTTACGGGAGTGGGCATACGCCAGGCCCTACACGAGCTCAGCCGAACGACAGGCTGCCTTGCAGCCCTTCATTGACCGCTACAACTGGTATCGGCCACACTCCGCTCTCGGACATCAGCCACCCATCACGCGTATCCCAGATGTGAATAACCTATTGAGAATCGACAACTAG
- a CDS encoding IS481-like element IS481 family transposase, with product MNTHKHARLTFLRRLEMVQQLIAHQVCVSEAARAYGVTAPTVRKWLGRFLAQGQAGLADASSRPTVSPRAIAPAKALAIVELRRKRLTQARIAQALGVSASTVSRVLARAGLSHLADLEPAEPVVRYEHQAPGDLLHIDIKKLGRIQRPGHRVTGNRRDTVEGAGWDFVFVAIDDHARVAFTDIHPDERFPSAVQFLKDAVAYYQRLGVTIQRLLTDNGSAFRSRAFAALCHELGIKHRFTRPYRPQTNGKAERFIQSALREWAYAHTYQNSQHRADAMKSWLHHYNWHRPHQGIGRAVPISRLNLDEYNLLTVHN from the coding sequence ATGAACACCCATAAGCATGCCCGATTGACCTTCCTACGTCGACTCGAAATGGTCCAGCAATTGATCGCCCATCAAGTTTGTGTGTCTGAAGCGGCCCGCGCCTATGGGGTCACCGCGCCGACTGTGCGCAAATGGCTGGGCCGCTTCCTGGCTCAGGGCCAGGCGGGCTTGGCCGATGCGTCCTCGCGCCCGACGGTCTCGCCCCGAGCGATTGCGCCGGCCAAGGCGCTGGCTATCGTGGAGCTGCGCCGCAAGCGGCTGACCCAAGCGCGCATCGCCCAGGCGCTGGGCGTGTCAGCCAGCACCGTCAGCCGCGTCCTGGCCCGCGCCGGTCTGTCGCACCTGGCCGACCTGGAGCCGGCCGAGCCGGTGGTGCGCTACGAGCATCAGGCCCCCGGCGATCTGCTGCACATCGACATCAAGAAGCTGGGACGTATCCAGCGCCCTGGCCACCGGGTCACGGGCAACCGACGCGATACCGTTGAGGGGGCCGGCTGGGACTTCGTCTTCGTGGCCATCGATGACCACGCCCGCGTGGCCTTCACCGACATCCACCCCGACGAGCGCTTCCCCAGCGCCGTCCAGTTCCTCAAGGACGCAGTGGCCTACTACCAGCGCCTGGGCGTGACCATCCAGCGCTTGCTCACCGACAATGGCTCGGCCTTTCGCAGCCGCGCCTTCGCCGCGCTGTGCCATGAGCTGGGCATCAAGCACCGCTTTACCCGACCTTACCGCCCACAGACCAATGGCAAGGCCGAACGCTTCATCCAGTCGGCCTTGCGTGAGTGGGCTTACGCTCACACCTACCAGAACTCCCAACACCGAGCCGATGCCATGAAATCCTGGCTACACCACTACAACTGGCATCGACCCCACCAAGGCATCGGGCGCGCTGTACCCATCTCCAGACTCAACCTGGACGAATACAACCTATTGACAGTTCACAACTAG
- a CDS encoding SDR family oxidoreductase, which yields MNPARPLHGRCALITGAEAGLGLAIADTLARSGADIVMHCLQANESARQAQAALAREHGVRVLLLQADLRDVDQIEAMAAQALAELPRLDILVNNAVVRHFEPAHELPRAHWDESLAVNLSAAFHLARLALPGMLAQGWGRIINLSSVYGAGAAANRVGYVTTKTALLGLTRALAVETAASGITSNAVAPGTAPTPAIVGRITEIARRDGVAQEQAEREYLAARQPTGRFVAMENVAALVAFLCSDAGRDITGATLPIDGGWTAA from the coding sequence ATGAACCCGGCCCGCCCGCTACACGGGCGCTGCGCCCTGATCACCGGCGCCGAGGCCGGACTGGGGCTGGCCATCGCCGATACGCTGGCCCGTTCCGGCGCCGACATCGTGATGCACTGCCTGCAGGCCAACGAAAGCGCCCGCCAGGCGCAAGCCGCCCTGGCGCGCGAGCACGGCGTGCGGGTGCTGCTGCTGCAGGCCGACCTGCGGGACGTGGACCAGATCGAGGCCATGGCGGCCCAGGCGCTGGCCGAGCTGCCGCGCCTGGACATCCTGGTCAACAACGCCGTGGTGCGCCATTTCGAGCCGGCCCATGAACTGCCGCGCGCCCACTGGGACGAGTCGCTGGCCGTCAACCTGTCGGCGGCGTTCCACCTCGCCCGCCTGGCGCTGCCGGGCATGCTGGCGCAGGGCTGGGGCCGCATCATCAATCTGTCGTCGGTCTATGGCGCGGGAGCCGCGGCCAACCGGGTCGGCTACGTCACCACCAAGACCGCCCTGCTGGGACTGACCCGCGCGCTGGCCGTGGAAACCGCCGCCAGCGGCATCACCAGCAACGCCGTCGCGCCGGGAACCGCGCCCACGCCGGCCATCGTCGGCCGCATCACCGAGATCGCGCGGCGCGACGGCGTCGCGCAGGAACAGGCCGAACGCGAATACCTGGCCGCGCGCCAACCCACCGGCCGCTTCGTCGCCATGGAAAACGTGGCGGCCCTGGTCGCCTTCCTGTGCAGCGATGCCGGACGCGACATCACGGGCGCCACCCTGCCCATCGACGGCGGCTGGACCGCGGCCTAG
- a CDS encoding carboxymuconolactone decarboxylase family protein: MALRPEFQTEQFQKGLAVRRAVVGDAYVDKSLNSADDLTASLQKLVTEYCWGEVWTRPGLERKTRSFLNLAMLIALNRPNELRLHLRGAINNGVTKDEIVEVVLQAAIYCGVPAALDAMKAVREVVETMEKEGAFA; the protein is encoded by the coding sequence ATGGCATTACGGCCTGAGTTTCAAACCGAGCAGTTCCAAAAAGGCCTGGCAGTTCGCCGCGCGGTGGTCGGCGACGCGTATGTGGATAAATCGCTCAATAGCGCCGATGACCTCACGGCTTCCCTGCAGAAGCTGGTCACCGAATATTGCTGGGGCGAAGTCTGGACGCGTCCCGGCCTGGAGCGCAAGACCCGCAGCTTCCTGAACCTGGCCATGCTGATCGCTTTGAACCGGCCCAACGAGCTGCGCCTGCACCTGCGCGGCGCGATCAACAATGGGGTGACCAAGGACGAAATCGTCGAGGTCGTGCTGCAGGCGGCGATCTACTGTGGCGTACCCGCCGCGCTGGACGCCATGAAGGCGGTGCGCGAAGTGGTGGAGACGATGGAGAAAGAAGGGGCCTTCGCCTGA
- a CDS encoding NAD-binding protein yields MGISLNALTAEALTLAEASGLSVELALEVMRGTIAGLGHMNITYPNKVLRGDLSAGFQVDLAHKDLGLALELAARSRACVPMGSAAFQSYTAARAQGRGGQDYSAIYPVMRSLSGLPEALPYQVDTPVEADPFGAAAR; encoded by the coding sequence ATGGGTATTTCGCTCAATGCCCTGACGGCCGAGGCCCTGACCCTGGCCGAGGCCAGCGGCCTGAGCGTCGAGCTGGCCCTGGAGGTCATGCGCGGGACCATCGCCGGCCTGGGGCATATGAACATCACCTATCCGAACAAGGTGCTGCGCGGCGACCTGTCGGCGGGTTTCCAGGTCGACCTGGCGCACAAGGACCTGGGCCTGGCGCTCGAACTGGCGGCGCGCAGCCGAGCCTGCGTACCGATGGGCAGCGCGGCATTCCAGTCCTATACGGCGGCGCGCGCGCAGGGCCGTGGCGGACAGGATTACAGCGCGATCTACCCGGTCATGCGCAGCCTGTCGGGATTGCCCGAGGCGTTGCCTTACCAGGTGGATACGCCGGTCGAGGCCGATCCGTTCGGGGCGGCGGCACGCTGA
- a CDS encoding GntR family transcriptional regulator, producing MTESIRNAILVGRFRPGERLPERELCEMTGVSRTLVREALRQLESEGLIVVIPHRGPVVERLSPEQARGIYQVREELEGLACQLFAEHATEPQLAALQEAFQALKRALTRGTPLEQIAAKNAFYQQLLDGAGNEALTTTLRLLNSRVMLLRSTSMQAPGRAKHSVAELSNLLQALVARDGKAARKAGSLHVRNAASVAIAILQDSLADAAATAE from the coding sequence GTGACCGAGAGCATCCGCAACGCCATCCTGGTTGGCCGGTTCCGCCCGGGCGAACGCCTGCCCGAACGCGAACTCTGCGAAATGACCGGCGTCAGCCGCACCCTGGTGCGCGAAGCGCTGCGCCAGCTCGAATCCGAAGGCCTGATCGTCGTCATTCCGCACCGCGGCCCGGTGGTCGAGCGGCTGTCGCCCGAACAGGCGCGCGGCATCTACCAGGTGCGCGAGGAACTGGAAGGCCTGGCCTGCCAGCTGTTCGCCGAACACGCCACCGAACCCCAGCTCGCCGCCCTGCAGGAGGCCTTCCAGGCGCTCAAGCGCGCCCTCACGCGCGGCACGCCGCTGGAGCAGATCGCCGCCAAGAACGCGTTCTACCAGCAGCTGCTCGACGGGGCCGGCAACGAGGCGCTGACCACCACCCTGCGTCTGCTCAACTCGCGCGTCATGCTGCTGCGCTCGACGTCCATGCAGGCGCCGGGCCGCGCCAAGCACAGCGTGGCCGAGCTGTCGAACCTGCTGCAGGCCCTGGTGGCGCGCGACGGCAAGGCTGCCCGCAAGGCGGGCAGCCTGCACGTGCGCAATGCCGCCAGCGTGGCCATCGCCATCCTGCAGGACTCGCTGGCCGACGCTGCCGCGACGGCCGAGTAA